From the genome of Aerococcus urinaehominis:
GTCTTAGTAGCTACCACCTTAATTGGTCAATATGTGAAATCACTTAACCGTCCGATGCAGTATACCTCCGTAATCATTGCATTAGCGGTAGGGACCTTAGCAGCTCAGTTAATGGGAGGTATCGACTGGTCAGCTGTTGCGAGTGCACCTTGGATTTCTATGCCTTTGTTTGCTTTTATCGATTACAAACTAAGTTTTGATCCGGCATCTATTGCGACGATGTTAATTATTTTTATGGTGGTTTTAGCTGAAACAACAGGGACTTGGTATGCCATTGCCTCGGTATCAGGTGAAGCAATTGATGACAACCGTATTAATCGCGGTGTGATTGGTGAAGGTATATCTAATTTTATCAATAGCTTAGTCGGGGCCACACCAACAGCTTCTTTCTCATCAAATGCAGGTATTATTGCGATTACTGGGGTAGCTTCTAGACAGGTCTTTGTGGGTGTTGGTATTTTATTTATTATTTTGGCCTTCTTTGGCAAGTTATCAGCGTTGATCAATATTATTCCTACGGCAGTCATTGGTGGGATCTTTGCCATGGTCGCCTTCCAAATTTTCATGGCGGGTCTTAATCTAGTTCATCCACACTTATCTGATACCCGCAACCAATATGTGGTCGGTATGTCGATTTTAGTGACGCTGGGAGTTGTCTTATTACCAGCAGACATCATTGCTCAAACACCAAATCTGGTTCAGTACTTCCTCAATTCACCAATTGCTATGGGTGCATTAACAGCAATGCTTGCTAACCAAATTTTCCCTCAAGTTAAAAATTAACCGACTTTACTGAGTTGAGCCAAGATGCTCAACTCTTTTTTTATATAAATATTAAATTAGAAAGCCTCCTTAAAAACCTAATAAGCATTATTTCAAACATAAATCATAAAAAGGGTGTATGATTGTACTAAGGAGATGTTTATATGAGTAAAGTAACTGCAGAAAATATCATAGGTTGCTGGGAACTTGTCAGCTACCAAAGTGAAAATGAAGCAGGAGAAACAATATACCCCTTGGGCCAAGATGCTCAGGGCTATATTATGTATACGCCCGACGGCTATATGTCCGCCCAATTAATGGCTCCAGGACGACCGGCTTATGCCTCTGGAGACCTACATCGCGGTAGCCAGGATGAAATGGCACAGGCCGCAGCAGGCTATATGGCTTATACCGGTCCTTATGACATTGATGAAGACAAGCAGGAGCTAACCCACCATATGACGCTGTCTATGAACCCAACTTGGTTAGGCCAGTCACAACCACGTGTGGTGAGTCTAGAAGGAGACCTTTTGAAAATTTATAACGGCTTGAAACCAGCTGACCAATTAGTTTGGCGGCGGGCAGGCCAACACGATGTAAAGGAGGACAAGTAATGAGTAGAACAGTTATTGTAACCGGCGGCGGGCAAGGGATTGGATTTGCTATCGCTGAAAAATTTGTTGCTGAGGGAGACTGGGTAGCAATTGTCGACCTTAAGGAAGAAATTGCCCAAGCAGCTGCAGAAAGACTAGGCCGAGCAAAGGCTTATGTTTGCGATGTAACAGATGAAGACCAGGTTAAGGCGACTATCCAGGCCATCCTAAATGACCGACCAAGTATAGATGTTTTGGTAAACAATGCGGGTATGCAATATATTGCCCCAGTTACAGATTTCCCTTATGCAAAATTCCAGCAAGTCGTCAATGTTATTCTGGGTGGCACCTTCCTAATGACGAAGTATAGCCTGCCTAGCATGATTGATCAGAAAAAAGGGCGTATTATTACGATTTCTTCCGGCCATGGCCGGCGACCCGACAAGTACAAGTCTGCCTATGTCGCTGCCAAGCATGCCCAGATCGGCTTTACCAATACTGTAGCTATGGAATATGCAAGTGAGGGTATTACAGCTAATTGTGTCCTACCTGGTCCGACCCGGACACAATTAATTGAAAACCAGCTTGCTGATCTAGCCCACCAGGACGGCACCAGTGAAGAAGAAGCACTACAAACGCATATCCTTGGTAACCAGTGGCTAGGACGATTATTAGAGCCAGCTGAATTAGCTGCCTCAGTTTATTTTTTAGCCTCTGATCAAGCAGGGGCTATTACTGGAGAAGCCCTAGGCGTAACCGGAGGAGAATAAAAAAAGCAAGTAGTATAAGTTGCTATCGCGACTTTACTACTTGCTTTTTTATTAAGTAAAACATTATTGATTGCTATTATAATATTCATCCTGATAAGCCTGGCCTAAATAATCTTGTTTTTGCGCAGCTGCTTGTTGGGAATGTTTAACTTCAATCAATTTATCCCGGTTAAACTGTGCCTCATCTTTATGCTTTTTATCGGGCTGCTTGTTATAAATATGGATGTTATGAATCAACTTAATGATGGGACGCATCACAAAACTAAAGCCGCCGATTAAGTAAAGACTATTGCCATAAATAGCAGGAGCACCAACAAAGTTACAGATGGAGCCAATAAAGTAAAGGGCACCGGTAATAATGTCATTGACTAAGGAGATAATGGTGTAGGTATTTTGAAAATACAGACGTAGTGGGCCGATTTTCATAATAATATCCTGCTCTGTTGCCGGTTCTTCCTGGTAGCGACGTGATTTAACTTTAACCAATACAGTCATCCTTTCATTTATTATCTAGTCTAGCACATTCTTTATCCTAAGGCTGAAGATGCAATTGACCCAGCGCCTTTTATTTTATAAGATGAAGAGGTTGTATTTAAAATTTTATTGAAAGAAGGTTAGCAATGTTTAAAAAAATTAACCAGGTCCCAGCGGGTATGTTTTTAATTCCAATGGTGGTCTCTTTAATTTTAGTTTCGATTTTTCCTAATATGTATGATGTTTTTGGTGGCACCACCCAAGAAACCTTTCAAAAGGGAACGTCGGTAGTTATTGGGCTCCTAGTCTTTGCGGCCGGTACCAGCTTAGATATCAAGCAAATTGGCCCCTTACTCAAGCGCCACCTACCCATGATTATCTTTAAGCTCGTCCTATCTACCCTTTATGTCATGATTTATTATTGGTTATTTGGCCTGGATGGGATTGCTGGTATCAGTCTTTTATCATTTGCTTGCGTCATTTATTCGCTAAATCCGGCGGTAGCGCTAGCTATTCATTCAACATATGGCGACAAGCAATTTGGAGCGGTTTATGGGATTTTCGGTATCTTAGGCATGTCATTTACACCACTAAGTTTACTCAGTTTATTGACTGCTGATGGTGGTGCTGGCGGTATCGATTGGAATCCAATTATCTCTATTTTTATTCCTTTGTTTGCCGGTATGGCTTTAGGTAATCTGGATACGGATTTTGCGGATTTCTTTATGCCAATGATTGGTCGACTCTTACCATTTCTAGGTTGGAACTTAGGAGCTGGTATGAACATTGGTGAAGCCCTACAATCAGGCTTGGCCGGTCTCCTCATGTCAGGCTTGTTTATGGTGCTTATGCTACCGCTAATTCCATTTGACAAGTATGTGACCAAGCAAAACGCTGGTGTAGATGGTGCTGCTATCTGGAATGTAGCGGGGATGTCAGTAGCTAATCCTGCTGTTATTGGCGCAGCGCTACCTGCACTATTTGCAGACCAAGTTAATGCTGCGACCGCTATTGTCATGATGGTATGTATTATTACATCTATCATATCCCCAATTGTCGCACAAAGACTCTACACAAAGGCTTATGGCGAAAATGCATAAGAAAAAAACTGGAAGGCATTCTTCCAGTTTTTTTAATCTAGCTGATAAAGGTTAGGAGCAATTTTTTCTAGTTTTAATTGAGAAAATTGCTGGTTAACTAGATCATCAGGCAAAATTAGATAATCTGCTGTTGCCCCTAATTGGGGAATTTGGTCAACTTGGTCAACAATCTGAATATTGGGCTGGTAGAGCCGGTATT
Proteins encoded in this window:
- a CDS encoding uracil-xanthine permease family protein; the protein is MSENKRPDYISVAADESLPASQAGILALAHVLVMNVFVVAVLIAGALGLSDVEGTQLIQSSFLGAGIATLIQVLFFLRLPVAQGASFVPLGAVIGIYVGTGSFSAVMGASLVASLAVFALGLSGLYKHVIRALIPNLVSGIIIMVIGLALMPTAFNSNIFISNDQLSIGQNIGLAGLTVLVLVATTLIGQYVKSLNRPMQYTSVIIALAVGTLAAQLMGGIDWSAVASAPWISMPLFAFIDYKLSFDPASIATMLIIFMVVLAETTGTWYAIASVSGEAIDDNRINRGVIGEGISNFINSLVGATPTASFSSNAGIIAITGVASRQVFVGVGILFIILAFFGKLSALINIIPTAVIGGIFAMVAFQIFMAGLNLVHPHLSDTRNQYVVGMSILVTLGVVLLPADIIAQTPNLVQYFLNSPIAMGALTAMLANQIFPQVKN
- a CDS encoding lipocalin-like domain-containing protein is translated as MSKVTAENIIGCWELVSYQSENEAGETIYPLGQDAQGYIMYTPDGYMSAQLMAPGRPAYASGDLHRGSQDEMAQAAAGYMAYTGPYDIDEDKQELTHHMTLSMNPTWLGQSQPRVVSLEGDLLKIYNGLKPADQLVWRRAGQHDVKEDK
- a CDS encoding SDR family NAD(P)-dependent oxidoreductase, whose protein sequence is MSRTVIVTGGGQGIGFAIAEKFVAEGDWVAIVDLKEEIAQAAAERLGRAKAYVCDVTDEDQVKATIQAILNDRPSIDVLVNNAGMQYIAPVTDFPYAKFQQVVNVILGGTFLMTKYSLPSMIDQKKGRIITISSGHGRRPDKYKSAYVAAKHAQIGFTNTVAMEYASEGITANCVLPGPTRTQLIENQLADLAHQDGTSEEEALQTHILGNQWLGRLLEPAELAASVYFLASDQAGAITGEALGVTGGE
- a CDS encoding YrhK family protein, with the translated sequence MVKVKSRRYQEEPATEQDIIMKIGPLRLYFQNTYTIISLVNDIITGALYFIGSICNFVGAPAIYGNSLYLIGGFSFVMRPIIKLIHNIHIYNKQPDKKHKDEAQFNRDKLIEVKHSQQAAAQKQDYLGQAYQDEYYNSNQ
- a CDS encoding 2-keto-3-deoxygluconate permease gives rise to the protein MFKKINQVPAGMFLIPMVVSLILVSIFPNMYDVFGGTTQETFQKGTSVVIGLLVFAAGTSLDIKQIGPLLKRHLPMIIFKLVLSTLYVMIYYWLFGLDGIAGISLLSFACVIYSLNPAVALAIHSTYGDKQFGAVYGIFGILGMSFTPLSLLSLLTADGGAGGIDWNPIISIFIPLFAGMALGNLDTDFADFFMPMIGRLLPFLGWNLGAGMNIGEALQSGLAGLLMSGLFMVLMLPLIPFDKYVTKQNAGVDGAAIWNVAGMSVANPAVIGAALPALFADQVNAATAIVMMVCIITSIISPIVAQRLYTKAYGENA